From the genome of Halorussus caseinilyticus, one region includes:
- the mtnP gene encoding S-methyl-5'-thioadenosine phosphorylase has product MTIGFIGGSGIYDALPLEDTREKEISTPFGDPSAPVTIGELAGEEVAFLPRHGPDHQHTPTNAPYKANIHALKQVGVERVLSSNAVGSLREDLPPQTLVVPDQIFDRTKHRDATFFGDGIVVHMPFADPYCPHMVGHLADSCETATDAESEQGGTYVCIEGPQYSTRAESEFYRDQGWDVIGMTTIPEAKLAREAEMCYATVTGVTDYDVWKEDSEVTLQEVLDNAAENEEAIKEVVEHAIRNLPDERECDCGHALEGTINTPTAAIPDETRERVDEFVGEYLE; this is encoded by the coding sequence ATGACAATCGGATTCATCGGCGGAAGCGGCATCTACGACGCCCTGCCCCTCGAAGACACCCGTGAGAAGGAGATTTCGACCCCGTTCGGCGACCCGAGCGCGCCCGTCACCATCGGCGAGTTGGCCGGAGAGGAAGTCGCGTTCCTGCCGCGCCACGGCCCGGACCACCAGCACACGCCGACCAACGCACCGTACAAGGCCAACATCCACGCGCTGAAGCAGGTCGGCGTAGAGCGCGTCCTGTCGAGCAACGCGGTCGGAAGCCTGCGCGAGGACCTCCCGCCCCAGACGCTCGTCGTCCCCGACCAGATTTTCGACCGGACGAAACACCGGGACGCGACGTTCTTCGGCGACGGCATCGTCGTCCACATGCCCTTCGCCGACCCCTACTGCCCCCACATGGTCGGACATCTGGCCGACTCGTGCGAGACGGCGACCGACGCGGAGTCCGAGCAAGGCGGCACCTACGTCTGCATCGAGGGACCGCAGTACTCGACGCGCGCCGAGAGCGAGTTCTACCGCGACCAAGGCTGGGACGTAATCGGGATGACGACGATTCCGGAGGCGAAACTGGCCCGCGAAGCCGAGATGTGCTACGCCACCGTCACGGGCGTCACCGACTACGACGTGTGGAAAGAAGACAGCGAAGTCACGCTTCAGGAGGTGCTTGACAACGCCGCCGAGAACGAGGAGGCCATCAAGGAAGTCGTGGAACACGCGATTCGGAACCTGCCCGACGAGCGAGAGTGTGACTGTGGGCACGCGCTGGAGGGGACCATCAACACGCCCACGGCGGCGATTCCCGACGAGACCCGCGAGCGCGTGGACGAATTCGTCGGCGAGTATCTGGAGTAG
- a CDS encoding phosphoribosyltransferase yields MSDLPDEFKCTITNWEYIYGLCRDVSDQVKHDSFDPDVVVALARGGWFAGRCICDFLGMDDLTSLKMEHYVGTAEKAGEPEVRYPMPEGSVEGKDVLIIDDIADTGGSIERAYEYVADRDAGEVRTATLQLLQTSEFEPDYIGERLDEWAWIVYPWNFIEDMIDITSGVMDKADDDTFTTEEIRHLLSEFHDVERIEMEIAQPDRMEEVLNEMVRRGVLEDDGETWRLVENDSGVQG; encoded by the coding sequence ATGAGCGACCTCCCCGACGAGTTCAAATGCACGATTACGAACTGGGAGTACATCTACGGTCTCTGCCGCGATGTCAGCGACCAAGTTAAACACGACTCGTTCGACCCCGACGTGGTGGTCGCGCTGGCGCGGGGTGGGTGGTTCGCGGGGCGGTGCATCTGTGACTTCCTCGGGATGGACGACCTGACGAGTCTCAAGATGGAACACTACGTCGGGACCGCCGAGAAAGCGGGCGAACCCGAGGTGCGCTATCCCATGCCCGAGGGGAGCGTCGAGGGGAAAGACGTACTCATCATCGACGACATCGCCGACACCGGCGGGTCAATCGAACGCGCCTACGAGTACGTCGCCGACCGTGACGCCGGTGAGGTTCGGACCGCCACCCTCCAACTCCTCCAGACCAGCGAGTTCGAACCGGACTACATCGGCGAGCGACTCGACGAGTGGGCGTGGATTGTCTACCCGTGGAACTTCATCGAAGACATGATAGACATCACCTCGGGCGTGATGGACAAGGCCGACGACGACACCTTCACCACCGAGGAGATTCGCCACCTCCTGAGCGAGTTCCACGACGTGGAGCGAATCGAGATGGAAATCGCCCAACCCGACCGGATGGAGGAGGTCCTGAACGAGATGGTTCGTCGGGGCGTCCTCGAAGACGACGGCGAGACGTGGCGACTGGTCGAGAACGACAGCGGCGTGCAGGGCTGA
- a CDS encoding PhzF family phenazine biosynthesis protein, translated as MQTVRALQVDAFADEPLAGNAAGVVPDAADLTEAQMQAVATELAVSETAFLLSSDEADRRVRYFTPTTEVDLCGHATIASHAHLVAEGVIDTGTHSLETNVGVLEIEVEEDGTVWMTQDDPEIRRVDLGYERIADALGIDHAALQDVGAEFPLAVASTGLPFLVVPVNFLEHVSAMDPDLGKIETISDEVDATGVYAFSFDALEPDSTLHGRMFAPAAGVPEDPVTGTASGATGAYLREYRAFDGDFPDEMRFEQGHFVDRPGHVRVRVGEEVRVGGRAATALDGELRVPERDDGDDIIEA; from the coding sequence ATGCAGACGGTACGCGCCCTCCAAGTAGACGCATTCGCCGACGAACCGCTCGCCGGGAACGCGGCCGGGGTCGTCCCCGACGCCGCCGACCTCACCGAGGCACAGATGCAGGCCGTCGCCACGGAGTTGGCGGTCAGCGAGACCGCCTTCCTCCTGTCGAGCGACGAGGCCGACCGCCGGGTCCGGTACTTCACGCCGACGACCGAGGTGGACCTCTGCGGTCACGCGACTATCGCCTCCCACGCCCACCTCGTCGCGGAGGGCGTCATCGACACCGGGACCCACAGCCTCGAAACCAACGTCGGCGTTCTCGAAATCGAAGTCGAGGAGGACGGCACGGTATGGATGACTCAAGACGACCCCGAGATTCGGCGGGTGGACCTCGGCTACGAGCGAATCGCCGACGCACTCGGCATCGACCACGCGGCCCTCCAAGACGTGGGCGCGGAGTTCCCGCTGGCGGTCGCCTCGACCGGCCTGCCGTTCCTCGTGGTCCCGGTCAACTTCCTCGAACACGTCAGTGCGATGGACCCCGACCTCGGGAAAATCGAGACCATCAGCGACGAGGTGGACGCGACGGGCGTCTACGCCTTCTCGTTCGATGCGCTGGAACCCGACTCGACGCTCCACGGCCGGATGTTCGCGCCCGCCGCCGGAGTGCCCGAGGACCCCGTGACCGGCACCGCGAGCGGCGCGACGGGGGCCTACCTCCGGGAGTACCGCGCCTTCGACGGCGACTTCCCCGACGAGATGCGCTTCGAGCAGGGCCACTTCGTGGACCGGCCGGGCCACGTCCGCGTGCGTGTGGGCGAGGAGGTCCGCGTGGGCGGGCGCGCCGCGACTGCGCTCGACGGCGAACTCCGGGTCCCGGAGCGCGACGACGGCGACGACATCATCGAAGCCTGA
- a CDS encoding phosphotransferase family protein, translating into MDDADADDAPDADDETDDAPDADELTDATLRRMVREVRSAWSLREAAPADEGTDVVYFLTVGTPAGPRECVLKACEFLDPEAFRPEPYLLSLADRRTSIPVPSVVGAVDDHDDLPAPFFLMDRRDGEVRENEARELPADAMEQLARDAGRNLAEVHALGEFEAFGPVRLGADADRDRGGLTVDGRVLTTHESASDSWATHVERLADDCLESVADRFADLESDVRSIVADRLDALDGDFAPVLGHDDYRLGNLLVDPATGETRAVLDWGNANTLEVQYNLVVTEQYLSGWAPHDDPFRERVRTALREEYRAASDAAYHPDERRRELYLAVTRLFPMTCFSLWYGHRPEPEREETAERHRRAIRDLLEG; encoded by the coding sequence ATGGACGACGCGGACGCCGACGACGCTCCAGACGCCGACGACGAGACAGACGACGCTCCAGACGCCGACGAACTCACCGACGCCACCCTCCGGCGGATGGTCCGCGAGGTTCGCTCGGCGTGGTCGCTCCGCGAGGCCGCGCCCGCCGACGAGGGTACCGATGTCGTCTACTTCCTCACCGTCGGGACGCCCGCCGGTCCCCGCGAGTGCGTCCTGAAGGCCTGCGAGTTTCTGGACCCCGAGGCGTTCCGGCCCGAACCCTACCTGCTATCGCTGGCCGACCGCCGTACCTCGATTCCCGTGCCGAGCGTCGTCGGTGCGGTGGACGACCACGACGACCTGCCCGCGCCGTTCTTTCTGATGGACCGACGCGACGGCGAAGTCCGCGAGAACGAGGCCCGCGAGTTGCCCGCCGACGCGATGGAGCAACTCGCCCGCGACGCGGGCCGGAATCTCGCCGAGGTCCACGCCCTCGGCGAGTTCGAGGCGTTCGGCCCGGTCCGACTCGGAGCGGACGCCGACCGCGACCGAGGGGGACTGACGGTAGACGGGCGCGTCCTGACCACCCACGAGTCCGCCAGCGACTCGTGGGCCACTCACGTCGAGCGACTGGCCGACGACTGCCTCGAAAGTGTCGCCGACCGGTTCGCCGACCTTGAGTCGGACGTTCGGTCAATCGTCGCCGACCGCTTAGACGCGCTCGACGGCGACTTCGCGCCGGTGCTGGGCCACGACGACTACCGACTCGGCAACCTGCTCGTGGACCCGGCGACCGGCGAGACCCGCGCGGTCCTCGACTGGGGCAACGCCAACACGCTGGAGGTCCAGTACAACCTCGTCGTGACCGAGCAGTACCTCAGCGGGTGGGCACCCCACGACGACCCCTTCCGCGAGCGCGTCCGGACGGCCCTCCGCGAGGAGTACCGGGCGGCGAGCGACGCGGCGTACCACCCCGACGAGCGACGGCGCGAACTCTACCTCGCCGTGACTCGACTCTTCCCGATGACCTGCTTCTCGCTGTGGTACGGCCACCGACCCGAACCGGAGCGAGAGGAGACCGCCGAGCGCCACCGGCGGGCGATTCGGGACCTGCTCGAAGGGTAG
- a CDS encoding DUF998 domain-containing protein → MTDAGERPTRTSRSALGLDDASIAGALTFLVGGIALLGIITAEVFYPGYTTLQEISDLGASRPPNSVVHQPSATIFNATMVLSGALVLVATYFVHRTFGRRVVSVPLALFGVGVLGVGVFPGNRVPWHGIFALLTFVSGGVTVVLSSRVVTSPFRYLCLAFGGVSLTALASAIFLGSANPLLVLGLGGVERWVVYPLLLWMTGFGGYLMGHADRGRESSARR, encoded by the coding sequence ATGACCGACGCCGGAGAGCGACCGACCCGGACCTCGCGGTCCGCGCTCGGTCTCGACGACGCGAGCATCGCGGGGGCGCTCACGTTTCTCGTCGGCGGTATCGCGCTCCTCGGCATCATCACCGCCGAGGTGTTCTATCCGGGGTACACGACTCTACAGGAGATAAGCGACCTCGGGGCCTCGCGGCCGCCCAACAGCGTCGTCCACCAGCCCTCGGCGACCATCTTCAACGCGACGATGGTTCTCTCGGGCGCGCTCGTCCTCGTCGCCACCTACTTCGTCCACCGGACGTTCGGCCGCCGCGTCGTCTCGGTTCCGCTCGCGCTGTTCGGCGTCGGCGTCCTCGGCGTCGGCGTGTTCCCCGGAAATCGCGTCCCGTGGCACGGCATCTTCGCACTGCTCACGTTCGTCAGCGGCGGCGTCACCGTCGTCCTCTCCTCCCGGGTCGTCACGAGTCCCTTCCGGTACCTCTGTCTCGCGTTCGGCGGCGTCTCGCTGACCGCGCTGGCGAGCGCGATTTTCCTCGGGAGCGCGAACCCGTTGCTCGTCCTCGGACTCGGCGGCGTCGAGCGGTGGGTCGTCTACCCCCTCTTGCTGTGGATGACCGGGTTCGGCGGCTATCTGATGGGCCACGCCGACCGGGGTCGGGAGTCGTCGGCGCGCCGGTAG